One Glaciihabitans arcticus DNA window includes the following coding sequences:
- a CDS encoding MFS transporter: MTTAPETLTSPRLLWTTIGAFALIFLGAFEALAVTTIMPIVTKDLDGESLYSVAFASTLAASVVGTVIAGGWADRRGPSRPLVAAVSVFLVGLLVSGFATDMITFVVGRFLQGFGSGAVNVCLYVVVARIYPAALHPKIFAVFAAAWVLPSLVGPPVAGVVAETISWHWVFLGVGVLVLVAAGTIFPALKALWISDASTGVPGNTISVIWAVIVATGVVLISVAREIAGANAWWLAGAALVVVIVAIRSLVPKGTLLVKRGLPATIFLRGAVAAAFFSTEVYLPYQLIEVYKLPVGLAGVILTVGAISWAVGSAAQGRIDDRMSHDTVMRVGASILLAGIAVQFVSAFLVLSPFVAASGWLLAGLGMGLVFPRISTLVLAYSTERDQGFNSAAMSNMDTTGSATSIAFAGLIFYAVGGGSFAAVMAFTTVLAVVAFLVSLRVRTPSAAPAGD, encoded by the coding sequence ATGACCACAGCGCCGGAAACCCTCACCTCTCCGCGCCTGCTCTGGACCACCATCGGCGCCTTCGCCCTCATCTTTCTCGGCGCGTTCGAGGCCCTCGCCGTGACCACGATCATGCCGATCGTCACCAAAGACCTCGACGGGGAGTCGCTGTACTCCGTCGCCTTCGCCAGCACCCTCGCCGCAAGCGTCGTCGGTACCGTCATAGCGGGAGGCTGGGCCGACCGCCGCGGCCCGTCGCGTCCACTCGTCGCCGCGGTGTCCGTGTTCCTCGTCGGACTCCTCGTATCCGGCTTCGCGACCGACATGATCACTTTCGTGGTCGGTCGCTTCCTTCAGGGTTTCGGATCCGGGGCCGTCAACGTGTGCCTGTATGTGGTCGTCGCCCGTATCTACCCGGCGGCGTTGCATCCCAAGATCTTCGCCGTCTTCGCAGCCGCCTGGGTGCTGCCGAGCCTCGTGGGACCACCCGTGGCGGGCGTCGTCGCCGAGACGATCAGCTGGCACTGGGTGTTCCTCGGGGTCGGAGTTCTCGTGCTGGTCGCAGCCGGCACCATCTTTCCGGCGCTCAAAGCCCTGTGGATCAGCGACGCATCCACCGGCGTGCCCGGCAATACGATCAGCGTGATCTGGGCGGTCATCGTGGCGACCGGCGTTGTGCTGATCAGCGTCGCCCGCGAGATCGCCGGCGCCAATGCGTGGTGGCTCGCCGGCGCGGCCCTCGTCGTCGTCATCGTTGCCATTCGATCCCTCGTGCCGAAGGGCACACTGCTCGTGAAGCGCGGGCTGCCCGCCACGATCTTCCTGCGCGGAGCGGTCGCCGCCGCCTTCTTCTCCACCGAGGTCTACCTGCCGTACCAGCTCATCGAGGTGTACAAGCTGCCGGTGGGGCTGGCCGGCGTCATCCTCACTGTGGGCGCGATCTCCTGGGCCGTGGGCTCCGCAGCGCAGGGGCGCATCGACGACCGCATGTCGCACGACACTGTCATGCGCGTGGGCGCCAGCATCCTGCTCGCCGGTATCGCGGTTCAGTTCGTCAGCGCGTTCCTCGTCCTGTCACCGTTTGTCGCGGCTTCGGGATGGCTGCTCGCCGGCCTCGGGATGGGACTCGTCTTCCCGCGCATCAGCACGCTCGTGCTCGCGTACTCGACCGAACGCGACCAGGGATTCAACAGCGCCGCCATGTCCAACATGGACACCACCGGCAGCGCGACCTCCATCGCCTTCGCCGGCCTCATCTTCTACGCGGTCGGCGGCGGCTCCTTCGCCGCCGTGATGGCCTTCACGACAGTGCTCGCCGTCGTCGCGTTCCTCGTTTCGCTCCGGGTGCGCACCCCATCGGCCGCACCCGCCGGCGATTGA
- a CDS encoding alpha/beta fold hydrolase, translated as MTEPRFVMSAEGVRIATYEFGEEGQPTVVAVHGFSSSGLSNWQQSGWVRDLTRAGFRVLALDQRGHGASDKPHDTASYSMEILVADLLTVLDTYMIDETALLGYSLGARVSWHAALDAPDRVTRAVLGGIPDGDPLTRFQVDQARAAIANGTRAEDPLTQGYLKMASGLPGNDLGALVSLVEGMRGGPQPDPGNAPEQPLLFATGSEDPILDASRRLAGLIPNAEFVAIPGRHHLNAPTSSDFRAAGLQFLQR; from the coding sequence GTGACCGAACCCCGTTTTGTGATGTCCGCCGAGGGTGTGCGAATCGCCACCTACGAGTTCGGCGAAGAAGGCCAGCCGACCGTCGTCGCCGTGCACGGCTTCAGTTCGAGCGGGCTGTCGAACTGGCAGCAGTCCGGCTGGGTGCGCGATCTCACCCGAGCCGGGTTCCGCGTGCTTGCCCTCGACCAGCGCGGCCACGGCGCGAGTGACAAACCGCATGACACGGCCAGCTACTCGATGGAGATCCTCGTCGCCGACCTGCTCACCGTGCTCGACACGTACATGATCGACGAGACCGCGCTGCTCGGCTACTCGCTGGGCGCCCGCGTCAGCTGGCACGCCGCACTGGACGCCCCCGATCGTGTCACCCGAGCGGTGCTGGGCGGCATCCCGGACGGCGACCCGCTCACCCGGTTCCAGGTCGACCAGGCCCGCGCGGCCATCGCAAACGGCACCAGGGCGGAAGACCCCCTCACGCAGGGCTACCTGAAGATGGCGAGCGGCCTGCCGGGCAATGACCTGGGGGCGCTCGTCTCGCTCGTGGAGGGGATGCGGGGCGGCCCACAGCCGGATCCCGGCAATGCGCCCGAGCAACCCCTGCTGTTCGCCACCGGGTCGGAGGACCCGATTCTCGACGCGTCGCGGAGGCTCGCCGGGCTCATCCCGAACGCGGAATTCGTTGCGATCCCGGGGCGCCACCATCTCAACGCCCCCACCTCGTCCGATTTCCGTGCGGCCGGGCTGCAGTTCCTGCAGCGCTAG
- a CDS encoding HAAS signaling domain-containing protein, whose protein sequence is MTDVTSRYLKDLAHALADVPRESREEILAGVREELTGLDDAEAAARIAALGDPAVIAAGARSEQPLEPRWRTIVTAILVGIGGIVVPVIGWGVGISLMTGSRAWTRRQKWAVAIAPAVVAGISALFAIAVGTIVGAARKLPEDGVAALFTNTLSVPHLLLIQSVFVLWGTALVTGIWLLVKARR, encoded by the coding sequence ATGACCGACGTGACATCCCGCTATCTCAAGGACCTGGCGCACGCACTTGCCGACGTTCCCCGCGAATCGCGCGAAGAGATTCTGGCCGGCGTGCGAGAAGAACTGACGGGTCTGGATGACGCCGAGGCTGCCGCGCGCATCGCCGCGCTCGGCGACCCCGCAGTGATCGCGGCCGGCGCTCGTAGTGAGCAGCCGCTCGAACCGCGCTGGAGAACTATCGTTACGGCGATCCTGGTGGGGATCGGCGGCATCGTGGTGCCCGTGATCGGCTGGGGCGTGGGCATCAGCCTGATGACCGGCTCGCGCGCCTGGACCCGGCGGCAGAAGTGGGCGGTGGCGATCGCGCCGGCCGTCGTCGCGGGCATCTCCGCCCTCTTTGCGATCGCCGTCGGCACGATCGTCGGTGCGGCCAGGAAACTTCCCGAGGACGGCGTGGCCGCGTTGTTCACCAACACCCTGTCGGTGCCGCACCTGCTCCTCATCCAGTCCGTATTCGTGCTCTGGGGGACCGCGCTTGTCACCGGTATCTGGCTGCTCGTGAAGGCACGGCGCTGA
- a CDS encoding HAAS signaling domain-containing protein, with protein MTDTKVTDYLLELSEALADVPRDTRREILAGVREELEGLKPAEAAERIRALGDPQFIAAGAREDVVAPPEPQWRSVVAALLVMLGGVLVPFAGWIAGIAIMWTSRAWSPRVKLVATLLPLIAALQVAVVGGIFARINEQQSDLRDIGFHGPSLNEFESANPLLPIGFDLLYSGTILSIGVSVIVGIWLLVIANKPQLGSSAATWGVIPVVAGSVLLPPAGWLLGLVVLWTSRATVLTKAVMTAIGPVALILALAVTGAFTEDTVLLVTAAIAVPFLASLVAAILLLRPTTSKVNS; from the coding sequence ATGACCGACACCAAGGTGACCGACTACCTGCTCGAGCTCTCGGAAGCGCTCGCCGACGTCCCCCGCGACACACGCCGCGAGATCCTCGCCGGTGTACGCGAGGAGCTCGAGGGGCTGAAGCCGGCCGAGGCCGCTGAGCGAATCCGTGCCCTGGGCGATCCGCAGTTCATCGCGGCGGGTGCTCGTGAGGATGTGGTTGCGCCCCCTGAGCCGCAGTGGCGCTCGGTTGTGGCGGCGCTGCTCGTGATGCTGGGCGGCGTTCTTGTGCCGTTTGCCGGCTGGATCGCTGGCATTGCGATCATGTGGACCTCGCGCGCGTGGTCGCCGCGCGTCAAACTCGTGGCGACCCTGCTGCCCCTCATCGCCGCGCTCCAGGTGGCGGTGGTCGGCGGTATCTTCGCCCGCATCAACGAGCAGCAGTCCGACCTGCGCGACATCGGCTTCCATGGGCCGAGCCTGAACGAGTTCGAGTCAGCGAACCCTCTGCTCCCCATAGGGTTCGATCTTCTGTACTCGGGCACGATCCTGAGCATCGGCGTCTCCGTCATCGTCGGCATCTGGTTGCTGGTGATTGCGAACAAGCCGCAGCTGGGGTCGAGTGCTGCGACGTGGGGCGTCATCCCGGTCGTCGCGGGAAGCGTGCTGTTGCCTCCGGCCGGATGGCTTCTGGGACTGGTTGTGCTCTGGACATCGCGCGCCACCGTCCTTACCAAAGCCGTTATGACTGCGATCGGCCCCGTCGCGCTCATTCTCGCCCTCGCCGTGACCGGAGCGTTCACCGAGGACACGGTTCTCCTCGTGACCGCGGCTATCGCCGTGCCCTTCCTTGCTTCCCTCGTCGCCGCGATCCTGCTGCTGCGCCCCACAACTTCGAAGGTGAACTCATGA
- a CDS encoding PadR family transcriptional regulator yields the protein MTADVGTQLRKGVVESCVLGLLSTEPMYGWQLSETLVRHGMIASIGTLYPMLSRLRAQGLVSTYDERSAAGPVRKYYELTPSGRQQLSDFRQQWASFAIAVDDLVGKDDS from the coding sequence ATGACAGCGGACGTGGGGACCCAATTGCGCAAGGGCGTGGTCGAATCCTGCGTGCTCGGACTGCTGTCCACCGAGCCGATGTACGGCTGGCAGCTCAGTGAAACCCTTGTGCGGCACGGGATGATCGCCAGCATCGGCACGCTTTACCCGATGCTCTCGCGCCTGCGTGCGCAGGGTCTCGTCAGCACGTATGACGAAAGATCCGCCGCCGGCCCGGTACGCAAGTACTACGAGCTCACCCCGAGCGGACGCCAACAGCTCAGCGACTTCCGGCAGCAGTGGGCGAGCTTCGCCATCGCCGTCGACGACCTCGTCGGAAAGGACGACTCATGA
- a CDS encoding cupin domain-containing protein, with protein MTINFAAELEHVTEHWTPRVIAQVNDQYVKVAKLLGEFVWHDHPDEDEMFLVVYGSLLIQLEGADDVILNPGEMFVVPKGVRHNPIAAEECGIVLVETVTTKHTGDVVTVGTIPIERQLGGS; from the coding sequence ATGACCATCAACTTCGCCGCCGAGCTCGAGCACGTCACCGAGCACTGGACGCCCCGCGTGATCGCCCAGGTCAACGACCAGTACGTGAAGGTCGCCAAGCTGCTGGGGGAGTTCGTGTGGCATGACCACCCCGACGAGGACGAGATGTTTCTTGTTGTGTACGGGAGCCTTCTGATTCAGCTCGAGGGGGCGGATGACGTCATCCTGAACCCGGGTGAGATGTTCGTGGTGCCGAAGGGTGTGCGCCACAACCCGATCGCGGCCGAGGAGTGCGGCATCGTGCTGGTCGAGACCGTGACCACGAAGCACACGGGCGACGTGGTCACCGTGGGCACCATCCCGATCGAGCGGCAGCTCGGCGGCTCGTAG
- a CDS encoding DNA polymerase beta superfamily protein, which translates to MRTLPHSLDPVVVAEIDDRLARSAEEFDVTIPWAIESGSRAWGFPSPDSDYDCRFLYVRKPETYVSLWPVRDVIETPLDKIFDVNGWDLAKAVQLVVKGNATVTEWLRSPIIYSGNEAFRDGLLQLAVNTVNPALVARHYLHVGRYQWNAEAAEVPIKRHFYALRSAASLRWIVVNPGGGIPPMDLPTLLEQCDPPADVLADTNDLIARKAVTRELGTGAIVPSIGRFILEQYEIGQRLYEGADSSVTADATARATEYFRSAIVEFG; encoded by the coding sequence ATGCGAACCCTGCCCCACTCCCTCGACCCGGTCGTTGTCGCCGAGATCGATGACCGGCTCGCGCGCTCCGCCGAAGAGTTCGACGTCACCATCCCGTGGGCGATCGAGAGCGGCAGCCGCGCCTGGGGCTTCCCCTCCCCTGACAGCGACTACGACTGCAGGTTTCTCTACGTGCGCAAGCCCGAGACGTACGTCTCGCTCTGGCCGGTGCGCGACGTCATCGAGACACCGCTCGACAAGATCTTCGACGTCAACGGCTGGGATCTCGCGAAGGCCGTGCAGCTGGTCGTCAAAGGCAACGCGACGGTAACCGAATGGCTTCGCTCACCGATCATCTACTCGGGCAACGAGGCGTTTCGAGATGGCCTGCTCCAGCTCGCCGTCAACACCGTCAACCCGGCTCTCGTCGCTCGCCACTACCTGCATGTCGGTCGCTACCAGTGGAACGCGGAGGCGGCCGAGGTTCCCATCAAGCGTCACTTCTACGCGCTGCGTTCCGCGGCAAGCCTGCGCTGGATCGTCGTCAACCCCGGGGGCGGCATCCCTCCGATGGATCTACCGACCCTGCTCGAGCAGTGCGATCCACCCGCGGATGTGCTCGCCGACACGAATGACCTGATCGCCCGGAAAGCTGTGACACGCGAGTTGGGGACGGGGGCGATTGTGCCGAGCATCGGCAGGTTCATCCTCGAACAGTATGAGATCGGTCAGCGCCTCTACGAGGGTGCCGACAGCTCGGTGACCGCGGATGCCACGGCGCGCGCCACCGAATACTTTCGCAGCGCGATCGTCGAGTTCGGTTAG
- a CDS encoding thiamine-binding protein — protein MLVAFSVAPSGGQNEDASVHEAVAAAVKIVRDSGLPNHTDAMFTTIEGEWDEVFAVVKAATAAVGAFGPRVSLVLKADIRPGFTGELTGKVERVENVLRGD, from the coding sequence ATGCTCGTAGCTTTCTCAGTAGCTCCCAGTGGCGGCCAGAATGAAGACGCCTCCGTTCACGAAGCGGTCGCCGCGGCGGTGAAGATCGTCCGGGATTCCGGCCTGCCGAACCACACCGATGCGATGTTCACGACCATCGAGGGTGAGTGGGACGAGGTGTTCGCCGTCGTGAAAGCCGCCACCGCAGCGGTGGGCGCATTCGGGCCGCGGGTGTCCCTGGTGCTGAAGGCGGACATCCGCCCGGGCTTCACTGGCGAGCTGACCGGCAAGGTCGAGCGCGTCGAGAACGTGCTGCGCGGCGACTAA
- a CDS encoding barstar family protein, translated as MTEVDPDAALYALMTEYSNRTLASVEDAYDVSMDAMDAIGADLVGAKYSGRAYVIWAEISDLYDSPWGPQSMDACREHARAAALDWLQVDTALAGSIGSFFKRWNPYKGASWNAVGGTNVNFVLDGERFSGLTDFYRHIGEVVNGPGGYFGGNLDALADCLSGGFGTPAPDEQGFQFVWLNSEIARTRLGYPETVHQLRARLTTCHSSNIPAVRADLEEAMHRRGPTVFDSIVEIFEKRKVPLLLK; from the coding sequence ATGACCGAGGTGGATCCGGACGCGGCGCTGTACGCGTTGATGACGGAGTACTCGAATCGCACCCTGGCATCGGTGGAAGATGCGTACGACGTCTCCATGGATGCGATGGATGCCATAGGCGCAGACTTGGTCGGCGCGAAGTACTCTGGCCGCGCGTATGTCATCTGGGCGGAGATCAGCGACCTCTACGATTCACCTTGGGGGCCACAGTCGATGGACGCCTGCCGGGAGCACGCGCGGGCTGCCGCGCTCGACTGGCTGCAAGTAGATACTGCTCTCGCCGGGTCAATTGGTTCTTTCTTTAAGCGTTGGAATCCGTACAAGGGTGCATCCTGGAATGCAGTAGGCGGAACGAATGTCAACTTCGTGCTCGACGGCGAGCGATTCTCCGGCCTCACCGATTTCTACAGGCACATCGGGGAAGTGGTCAACGGTCCTGGCGGGTACTTCGGCGGCAACCTCGACGCGCTCGCCGATTGCCTCTCGGGCGGATTCGGAACACCCGCGCCGGACGAGCAGGGATTCCAGTTTGTTTGGCTGAACTCTGAGATTGCCCGAACCCGACTGGGATACCCGGAGACGGTCCACCAGCTGAGGGCGAGGCTCACCACGTGTCACTCGTCGAACATTCCGGCGGTAAGGGCTGATCTCGAAGAGGCTATGCATCGGCGAGGCCCCACAGTTTTCGACTCGATTGTCGAGATCTTTGAAAAGCGAAAGGTCCCGCTGCTGCTGAAGTGA